A genome region from Arachis duranensis cultivar V14167 chromosome 8, aradu.V14167.gnm2.J7QH, whole genome shotgun sequence includes the following:
- the LOC107461256 gene encoding putative receptor protein kinase ZmPK1, producing MYESGSEHMVFFISYRQFDYYCSLIWQIKEAMAIQVLLLLLTCFAPAAAKDTLSQGSSLSVEKPTTDILVSANGDFSAGFFQVGDNAFCFSVMFTRSQTPTPVWMANRDQPVNGKSSTLSLLKSGNLILIDAGRTPFWSTTTSSSSELHLKLNNKGNLLLQTSQGTVLWQSFDSPTDTLLPGQKLTDQAFLLSSRSTTNFSSGFYKLFFDTDNVLKCLYKGPNISSVYWPTPYNTASTNGRSTFNISRIALLDSYGAFLSSDGFQSNSTDYLATLHRKLVMDPDGNPRIYSFNQNRKMWEVTWQAINAPCTVHGLCGANSLCAYHPVNGRTCYCMQGFKVKDPNDWTHGCVPEFDEEQLSCSGKKNASIDFVILPSTEFYGYESKVYNVASLIQCRNICTQLCDNCKGFQLSFNNIRTYNCYPKTVWLNGRDSPDFSGDTYLKLPKQTLLSSKKPLKHSPMECSSRLSQPLDRFYQKPRRNSTLNFLLWFASAVGALELTAILAVWFFLFRTNKQPDHEDQRLLLSATGFQRFSYAELKRATKGFSHSHEIGRGSGGVVYKGKLDDDRFAAIKLLSSDANQGEAEFLAELSTIGMLNHMNLIDMWGYCVEGKHRVLVYEYMEHGSLADYLSSNTLDWKKRFDVAVGTAKGLAYLHEECLEWVLHCDVKPQNILLDSNFQPKVADFGLSKLLNRDERAGSGFSRIRGTRGYMAPEWVYNLPITSKVDVYSYGIVVLEMVTGKSAMETHSLDLSSRGIEQRRLVTWVSDVINGAPKTEFWVEAIADPKLEGEYEISQVEVLVKVALQCVQDDMNQRPSMSQVAEMLQPHGKTILLC from the coding sequence atgtatgaatCTGGTTCAGAACATATGGTTTTCTTCATATCCTATCGTCAGTTTGATTATTATTGTTCCTTAATTTGGCAAATTAAAGAAGCAATGGCTATCCAAGTCCTGCTGTTGCTCTTAACTTGTTTTGCGCCGGCAGCGGCCAAAGACACACTGTCACAAGGCTCCTCTCTTTCCGTGGAGAAGCCAACCACCGACATCCTGGTCTCCGCCAATGGTGACTTCTCCGCCGGATTCTTCCAAGTCGGCGACAACGCTTTCTGTTTCTCCGTGATGTTCACAAGGTCACAAACACCCACCCCAGTTTGGATGGCCAACCGCGACCAACCCGTCAACGGAAAATcctcaactctctctctcttgaaATCCGGCAACCTTATTCTCATCGACGCCGGAAGAACCCCCTTCTGGTCCACCACCACATCCTCCTCTTCTGAACTGCACCTCAAGCTCAACAATAAAGGCAACCTCCTTCTCCAAACTTCACAAGGAACCGTCCTTTGGCAAAGCTTCGATTCACCAACGGACACCCTTCTTCCCGGTCAAAAACTAACTGATCAAGCTTTCCTTCTCTCTTCAAGAAGCACAACAAACTTCTCCTCAGGCTTCTACAAGCTCTTCTTCGACACCGACAACGTCCTCAAGTGTCTTTACAAAGGCCCTAACATCTCCAGCGTGTACTGGCCAACCCCCTATAACACTGCAAGTACTAACGGAAGATCCACCTTCAATATTTCAAGAATCGCACTCTTAGATTCTTACGGAGCCTTCTTATCCTCCGATGGCTTCCAATCCAACTCCACCGATTACCTCGCCACACTCCACAGAAAGCTCGTCATGGATCCTGATGGAAACCCGCGTATATACAGCTTCAACCAGAATCGTAAGATGTGGGAGGTAACATGGCAAGCCATTAACGCACCTTGTACCGTTCATGGCCTCTGCGGAGCAAATAGCTTGTGCGCTTATCATCCTGTTAATGGCAGAACTTGCTATTGCATGCAAGGATTCAAGGTTAAGGATCCCAATGACTGGACCCACGGATGCGTCCCTGAGTTTGACGAAGAACAACTCAGTTGCAGTGGAAAAAAGAATGCATCCatagattttgtgattcttcCAAGCACGGAGTTTTATGGCTATGAGAGCAAAGTTTACAACGTTGCAAGCTTGATACAATGCCGGAATATATGCACGCAACTTTGCGATAATTGCAAAGGTTTTCAACTCAGTTTCAATAACATTCGAACCTATAATTGTTACCCTAAGACAGTTTGGCTTAACGGAAGAGATTCTCCTGATTTCAGTGGAGACACATATTTGAAATTGCCGAAACAAACTTTATTGTCTTCCAAGAAGCCTCTCAAACATTCACCAATGGAATGTTCTTCTCGTTTGTCTCAACCTTTGGATAGATTCTACCAGAAACCTAGAAGAAACTCCACGTTGAATTTCTTGCTCTGGTTCGCCAGCGCGGTAGGGGCGCTTGAATTGACCGCAATCTTGGCTGTGTGGTTCTTCTTGTTCAGAACCAACAAGCAACCTGATCATGAAGATCAACGGCTACTCCTTTCCGCTACGGGATTCCAGAGATTCAGCTATGCTGAGCTGAAAAGAGCAACAAAAGGATTCAGCCACAGCCATGAGATTGGTCGAGGCTCCGGAGGGGTTGTGTACAAAGGAAAACTAGACGATGATCGTTTTGCTGCCATCAAACTTCTCAGCAGCGACGCGAATCAAGGAGAAGCTGAATTCCTAGCTGAGTTAAGCACCATTGGGATGTTGAACCACATGAATTTGATTGACATGTGGGGTTACTGTGTTGAAGGGAAGCACAGGGTGTTGGTTTATGAGTACATGGAGCATGGTTCGTTGGCAGATTATCTGTCTTCAAACACGCTTGATTGGAAGAAAAGGTTTGATGTTGCAGTTGGAACAGCAAAAGGTCTTGCTTATTTGCACGAGGAGTGCTTGGAGTGGGTGTTGCACTGCGATGTGAAGCCGCAGAACATTCTTCTAGACTCCAACTTCCAACCCAAGGTGGCGGATTTCGGGCTCTCAAAGCTTCTGAATAGAGACGAGCGTGCGGGTTCTGGGTTTTCAAGAATAAGAGGAACGCGTGGGTACATGGCTCCAGAGTGGGTTTACAATCTTCCAATAACTTCCAAGGTGGATGTTTATAGCTACGGGATTGTTGTGTTGGAAATGGTGACTGGGAAGAGCGCTATGGAGACTCATAGTCTTGATTTGAGTAGTCGGGGAATTGAGCAGCGGCGGTTGGTGACGTGGGTGAGTGACGTCATCAACGGTGCTCCCAAGACAGAGTTTTGGGTTGAGGCTATTGCGGATCCTAAATTGGAAGGGGAATATGAGATTTcgcaggttgaggttttggtcAAAGTGGCTTTGCAGTGTGTGCAagatgacatgaatcaaagaccCTCCATGAGCCAAGTGGCGGAGATGCTTCAGCCCCATGGAAAAACTATCCTACTTTGTTAG